A section of the Streptomyces sp. V3I8 genome encodes:
- the proB gene encoding glutamate 5-kinase, with protein sequence MVEARRIVVKVGSSSLTTASGGLDADRVDALVDVLAKSRGKGAHEVVLVSSGAIAAGLAPLGLRRRPKDLARQQAAASVGQGLLVARYTASFARYGIRVGQVLLTSDDMSRRAHHRNASRTLDKLLAMGALPVVNENDTVATDEIRFGDNDRLAALVAHLVRADLLVLLSDVDGVYDGDPGRPGTSRIADVHTPADLAHVDIGSAGRAGVGTGGMVTKVEAARIAAAAGIPVVLTSAVHAADALAGRDTGTYFHATGRRSADRLLWLQHASTPQGALVLDDGAVRAVVERRTSLLPAGIAAVEGEFGAGDPVELRDATGRAVARGLVNFDAKEIPQLIGRSTHELARELGPAYEREVVHRDDLVLLHP encoded by the coding sequence GTGGTGGAAGCCCGCAGGATCGTCGTCAAGGTGGGTTCCTCGTCCCTGACCACCGCGTCCGGCGGCCTCGACGCCGACCGGGTGGACGCCCTCGTCGACGTGCTGGCCAAGAGCCGCGGCAAGGGCGCGCACGAGGTCGTCCTCGTCTCGTCCGGCGCCATCGCCGCCGGCCTCGCCCCGCTGGGCCTGCGCCGCCGCCCCAAGGACCTCGCCCGCCAGCAGGCCGCCGCCAGCGTCGGCCAGGGACTCCTCGTCGCCCGCTACACCGCCTCCTTCGCCCGCTACGGCATCCGCGTCGGCCAGGTGCTGCTCACCTCGGACGACATGAGCCGCCGCGCCCACCACCGCAACGCCTCGCGCACCCTCGACAAGCTCCTCGCGATGGGCGCCCTGCCGGTCGTCAACGAGAACGACACCGTCGCCACGGACGAGATCCGCTTCGGCGACAACGACCGCCTCGCGGCCCTCGTCGCCCATCTCGTCCGCGCGGACCTGCTGGTGCTCCTCTCCGACGTGGACGGCGTCTACGACGGCGACCCCGGCAGGCCCGGCACCTCGCGGATAGCGGACGTGCACACCCCGGCCGACCTCGCCCACGTCGACATCGGCAGCGCGGGCCGGGCGGGTGTCGGTACCGGCGGCATGGTCACCAAGGTCGAGGCGGCCCGGATCGCGGCCGCGGCCGGCATCCCGGTGGTGCTCACGAGCGCGGTGCACGCCGCGGACGCCCTCGCGGGGCGCGACACCGGCACGTACTTCCACGCCACCGGCCGCCGCTCCGCCGACCGCCTGCTGTGGCTCCAGCACGCGTCCACCCCGCAGGGCGCCCTCGTCCTGGACGACGGCGCGGTGCGCGCGGTCGTCGAGCGCCGTACGTCCCTGCTGCCGGCCGGCATCGCCGCCGTCGAGGGCGAGTTCGGCGCGGGCGACCCCGTCGAACTGCGGGACGCTACGGGGCGGGCGGTCGCCCGGGGCCTGGTCAACTTCGACGCCAAGGAGATCCCCCAGCTGATCGGGCGCTCCACGCACGAACTGGCCCGCGAACTGGGCCCCGCGTACGAACGCGAGGTCGTCCACCGCGACGACCTGGTGCTGCTGCACCCATGA
- a CDS encoding LCP family protein — translation MNDRYDAGYGGDQYELVGYDEFGQPVYRQVPQPGQSSQPPQHSARQDEYGSYDPYGGQPQGQPHAQGYGQGYDPGYGQDYGQGYGQDYDRSGPVDHGQGYGYDPYATGTAGTTGTTEAGDPAGTGRQAPPAGSYDTGRRQAPVAEQTAYIPQQAGPAQPSPPAPERTPAQDGPQDGQQGESDYRTEQFAFVEEPPENSEDVIDWLKFTENRTERREEAKRRARGRVVALVVVLALVVVGGAGYLWYAQKLPGSHADQDSGTTTAAGAQKRDVIVVHLHNTKGGGTSTVLLVNNTTTKQGTTVLLPNSLALTDDDGSATTLSKSVDDDGSSGTRDELDTVLGTDIEGTWRLDTPYLDNLVELVGNIEIDTDTDVPDPEAKKKGEAPLVNKGEDRTLSGRMAVAYATYRASGELQNAQLQRFGQVVQGVLRKLSSDAQAATTTVQTLAQILDPSLTDKDLGTFLAKLADRAKEGDFKTALLPVRTDGRLSTEASDSVVKDVLGGAARSPGKGAAVQVGIRNATADEDATEQARVVLLNGGYTFVDGGTAQLAQAVSEVTYADTAKKGDAVEVAKTLGLPTSAVKKGEVTSNADVSVVLGQDYKTDE, via the coding sequence GTGAACGACCGATACGACGCTGGGTACGGGGGCGACCAGTACGAACTCGTCGGCTACGACGAGTTCGGACAGCCCGTGTACCGCCAGGTGCCGCAGCCGGGGCAGTCCTCGCAGCCACCACAGCACTCTGCGCGACAGGACGAGTACGGATCGTACGATCCCTACGGCGGACAGCCCCAGGGGCAGCCGCACGCACAGGGATACGGGCAGGGCTACGACCCGGGGTACGGGCAGGACTACGGCCAGGGATACGGGCAGGACTACGACCGGAGCGGCCCGGTGGATCACGGGCAGGGCTACGGCTACGACCCGTACGCGACCGGGACGGCAGGGACGACCGGGACGACGGAAGCGGGCGACCCGGCCGGAACGGGTCGGCAGGCACCGCCCGCGGGGTCGTACGACACCGGCCGCCGACAGGCCCCCGTCGCCGAGCAGACCGCCTACATCCCGCAGCAGGCGGGCCCCGCGCAGCCGTCCCCGCCGGCACCGGAGCGGACGCCTGCGCAGGACGGGCCGCAGGACGGGCAGCAGGGCGAATCCGACTACCGCACCGAGCAGTTCGCGTTCGTCGAGGAGCCGCCCGAGAACTCCGAAGACGTCATCGACTGGCTGAAGTTCACCGAGAACCGCACCGAGCGGCGCGAGGAGGCCAAGCGCCGGGCGCGCGGCCGGGTCGTCGCCCTCGTCGTGGTCCTCGCACTGGTCGTGGTCGGCGGGGCCGGCTACCTCTGGTACGCGCAGAAGCTGCCTGGCTCGCACGCGGACCAGGACTCCGGCACGACCACCGCGGCCGGCGCCCAGAAGCGCGACGTGATCGTCGTCCACCTGCACAACACCAAGGGCGGCGGCACCTCCACGGTCCTGCTCGTCAACAACACCACCACCAAGCAGGGCACCACGGTCCTGCTGCCCAACTCCCTCGCCCTGACGGACGACGACGGCTCCGCCACGACGCTCTCCAAGTCGGTCGACGACGACGGTTCCTCGGGGACGCGCGACGAGCTCGACACCGTCCTCGGGACGGACATCGAGGGCACCTGGCGCCTGGACACCCCGTACCTCGACAACCTGGTCGAGCTGGTCGGCAACATCGAGATCGACACCGACACGGACGTGCCGGACCCCGAGGCGAAGAAGAAGGGCGAGGCCCCCCTCGTCAACAAGGGCGAAGACCGGACGCTGAGCGGCAGGATGGCCGTCGCGTACGCCACGTACCGCGCCTCCGGGGAGTTGCAGAACGCCCAGTTGCAGCGGTTCGGTCAGGTCGTGCAGGGCGTGCTGCGCAAGCTGTCGTCCGACGCGCAGGCCGCGACGACCACCGTGCAGACCCTCGCGCAGATTCTCGACCCCTCGCTGACCGACAAGGACCTGGGCACGTTCCTCGCCAAGCTCGCGGACCGCGCCAAGGAGGGTGACTTCAAGACGGCGCTGCTGCCGGTCCGGACGGACGGCCGGCTCAGTACGGAGGCCAGCGACAGCGTGGTCAAGGACGTGCTCGGCGGCGCCGCCAGGAGCCCCGGGAAGGGCGCGGCCGTCCAGGTCGGCATCCGCAACGCCACGGCCGATGAGGACGCCACCGAGCAGGCCCGCGTCGTCCTGCTCAACGGCGGCTACACCTTCGTCGACGGCGGTACGGCCCAGCTCGCGCAGGCGGTGTCCGAGGTCACCTACGCCGACACCGCGAAGAAGGGGGACGCGGTGGAGGTCGCCAAGACACTCGGACTGCCCACGAGCGCGGTGAAGAAGGGCGAGGTCACCTCGAACGCCGACGTGTCGGTGGTGCTGGGCCAGGACTACAAGACGGACGAGTAG
- the rsfS gene encoding ribosome silencing factor yields the protein MTATDRSTELITTAAQAAADKLAHDIIAYDVSDVLSITDAFLLASAPNDRQVKSIVDEIEERLNKELGAKPVRREGDRDARWILLDYVDIVVHVQHSEERVFYALERLWKDCPELDLPEDAKATRGKAAEHAELQDTEDAAELRGELR from the coding sequence GTGACCGCCACTGACCGCTCCACCGAGCTCATCACCACCGCCGCGCAGGCGGCCGCCGACAAGCTCGCGCACGACATCATCGCGTACGACGTCAGCGACGTGCTGTCGATCACGGACGCCTTCCTGCTGGCCTCCGCGCCCAACGACCGCCAGGTCAAGTCGATCGTCGACGAGATCGAGGAGCGGCTGAACAAGGAGCTCGGCGCGAAGCCGGTCCGCCGCGAGGGCGACCGCGACGCCCGCTGGATCCTGCTGGACTACGTCGACATCGTGGTGCACGTCCAGCACAGCGAGGAGCGTGTGTTCTACGCGCTGGAGCGGCTCTGGAAGGACTGCCCCGAGCTCGACCTGCCCGAGGACGCCAAGGCCACCCGCGGCAAGGCGGCCGAGCACGCCGAGCTCCAGGACACGGAGGACGCCGCCGAGCTGCGCGGAGAACTGCGATGA
- a CDS encoding M48 family metallopeptidase: protein MPEDSHENVPSRQRRRFEGISSRAYEHPADRSALVALRKLSGFDTVFKALSGLLPERSLRLLFLSDSVRVSDAQFAHLNVMLRDACYILDLDKVPPMYVNQDPQPNAMCIGLDEPIIVVTTGLVELLDEEEMRAVIGHEVGHALSGHSVYRTVLLFLTGLALRVAWIPLGNLAIMAIVTALREWFRKSELSADRAGLLVGQDLRASMRGLMKIAGGNHLHEMNVDAFLAQAEEYEAGGDLRDSVLKILNVMPRSHPFTTVRAAELKKWAESRDHQRIMDGHYPRRDEDGDTSVTDSIRQSAASYANGMKNSKDPLMKLVSDIAGGAGDLGGRVRRGFGGFAGGGTAGGADGGNSGTATKEQPRTDRPEDEGPGGSA, encoded by the coding sequence ATGCCGGAAGACAGCCACGAGAACGTACCGAGCAGGCAGCGCAGGCGCTTCGAGGGGATCTCCTCCCGGGCGTACGAGCACCCCGCGGACCGCTCGGCCCTGGTGGCCCTGCGCAAGCTCAGCGGCTTCGACACGGTCTTCAAGGCGCTCAGCGGCCTGCTCCCGGAGCGCAGTCTGCGGCTGCTGTTCCTGTCGGACTCGGTACGCGTCTCGGACGCCCAGTTCGCCCACCTGAACGTGATGCTGCGCGACGCCTGCTACATCCTGGACCTCGACAAGGTCCCGCCGATGTACGTGAACCAGGACCCTCAGCCGAACGCGATGTGCATCGGCCTGGACGAGCCGATCATCGTCGTCACCACCGGCCTCGTCGAGCTGCTCGACGAGGAGGAGATGCGGGCGGTCATCGGCCACGAGGTGGGCCACGCGCTGTCCGGGCACTCCGTCTACCGCACGGTCCTGCTCTTCCTGACCGGACTCGCGCTGCGCGTGGCGTGGATCCCGCTCGGCAACCTCGCGATCATGGCGATCGTGACCGCCCTGCGCGAGTGGTTCCGCAAGTCCGAGCTGTCCGCGGACCGGGCGGGCCTGCTGGTCGGCCAGGACCTGCGGGCCTCGATGCGCGGCCTGATGAAGATCGCGGGCGGCAACCACCTGCACGAGATGAACGTGGACGCGTTCCTCGCGCAGGCCGAGGAGTACGAGGCCGGCGGCGACCTGCGCGACTCGGTGCTCAAGATCCTGAACGTGATGCCCCGCTCGCACCCCTTCACCACGGTCCGGGCGGCCGAGCTGAAGAAGTGGGCGGAGTCCCGCGACCACCAGCGGATCATGGACGGCCACTACCCGCGCCGCGACGAGGACGGCGACACCTCGGTCACGGACTCCATCCGCCAGTCGGCGGCCAGCTACGCCAACGGCATGAAGAACAGCAAGGACCCGCTGATGAAGCTGGTCAGTGACATCGCGGGCGGTGCGGGCGACCTAGGCGGCCGGGTGCGGCGCGGCTTCGGCGGTTTCGCGGGCGGCGGCACCGCGGGGGGCGCCGACGGGGGGAATTCCGGCACCGCGACCAAGGAGCAGCCGCGCACCGACCGCCCGGAGGACGAGGGCCCCGGCGGAAGCGCCTGA
- a CDS encoding helix-turn-helix domain-containing protein: protein MPGGRLTQQERRQIALGLADGLAYAEIARRLGRPTSTITREVTRNGGPAGYRAEAAHRATEHRAHRRRTAASPDPRTPPQPYGRDADAVRVYEEVFTTVIIASGMPTMMARVMACLILTDTGSLTAAELVQRLQVSPAAVSKAIAFLESQGFVRRERGEGRRERYVVDDDVYYRAMMASARSITQVVDTAREGVGVLGAGTPAATRLENIARFLGFVAESTARAAEQARDILHTKPRPTPTP from the coding sequence ATGCCGGGAGGCAGGCTCACCCAGCAGGAACGCCGCCAGATCGCGCTGGGACTGGCCGACGGGCTCGCCTACGCCGAGATCGCCCGCCGTCTGGGGCGGCCGACCTCGACGATCACGCGCGAGGTGACGCGCAACGGCGGCCCGGCCGGGTACCGCGCCGAAGCGGCCCACCGCGCGACCGAACACCGGGCCCATCGCCGCAGGACGGCCGCGTCCCCGGATCCGCGGACGCCTCCGCAGCCCTACGGGCGCGACGCCGACGCGGTGCGGGTGTACGAGGAGGTGTTCACCACCGTCATCATCGCGTCGGGCATGCCGACGATGATGGCCAGGGTGATGGCCTGTCTGATCCTCACCGACACCGGCAGCCTCACCGCCGCCGAACTCGTCCAGCGGCTCCAGGTCAGTCCGGCGGCCGTCTCCAAGGCGATCGCGTTCCTCGAGAGCCAGGGGTTCGTGCGCCGGGAGCGGGGTGAGGGGCGGCGTGAGCGTTATGTCGTCGACGACGACGTGTACTACCGGGCCATGATGGCCAGCGCCCGTTCCATCACGCAGGTCGTCGACACCGCGCGCGAGGGCGTCGGGGTCCTCGGCGCCGGTACGCCCGCGGCCACCCGGCTGGAGAACATCGCCCGCTTCCTCGGCTTCGTCGCCGAGAGCACGGCCCGCGCGGCGGAGCAGGCCCGCGACATCCTCCACACCAAGCCGAGGCCGACGCCGACACCCTGA
- a CDS encoding DUF4097 family beta strand repeat-containing protein: MQKFDTPAPVRAVLDIPAGRIQIIAADRTDTTVEVRPADPARSRDVGTAERTEVTYADGVLRIRTPEATSRLVGASGSVEVTVQLPVDSRVQAKAAAAEFRGVGRLGEVAFDGGHGSVKLDEAASARLTGLDADITVGRLNGPAEISTQRGDVRIAEAVRGALTLDTRQGSITVGAAHGVCAALDAGTGHGRIDNSLKNADGAAVLTIRATTAQGDITAHSL, encoded by the coding sequence GTGCAGAAGTTCGACACCCCCGCCCCCGTCCGGGCCGTCCTCGACATCCCCGCGGGACGCATCCAGATCATCGCCGCCGACCGCACCGACACCACCGTCGAGGTCAGGCCGGCCGACCCCGCCAGGAGCCGTGACGTGGGGACGGCCGAACGGACCGAGGTCACCTACGCCGACGGCGTCCTGCGGATCAGGACCCCGGAAGCGACGAGCCGACTCGTCGGCGCCTCCGGCTCCGTCGAGGTCACCGTCCAGCTGCCCGTGGACTCCCGTGTGCAGGCGAAGGCCGCCGCCGCGGAGTTCCGCGGTGTGGGACGGCTCGGCGAGGTCGCCTTCGACGGCGGCCACGGTTCGGTCAAGCTCGACGAGGCCGCGAGCGCCCGCCTCACCGGCCTCGACGCCGACATCACGGTCGGCCGGCTGAACGGCCCCGCCGAGATCAGCACCCAGCGGGGCGACGTGCGCATCGCCGAAGCCGTACGCGGCGCGCTCACGCTCGACACCCGGCAGGGCAGCATCACCGTCGGCGCCGCCCACGGGGTCTGCGCCGCCCTGGACGCCGGCACCGGCCACGGCCGGATCGACAACTCGCTGAAGAACGCCGACGGGGCCGCCGTCCTGACCATCAGGGCGACCACCGCGCAGGGCGACATCACCGCCCACAGCCTCTGA
- a CDS encoding glutamate-5-semialdehyde dehydrogenase: MTTLSPYDSMSPVTRAAYRAKSAAADLAPLPRAEKDDALLAIADALEVRTSEIVEANAKDTARAREAGTSETVIDRLTLTPERIRAIASDVRDVVALPDPVGEVVRGSTLPNGIDLRQVRVPLGVVGIIYEARPNVTVDAAALCLKSGNAVLLRGSSSAYESNSALVRVLRDAVGGSGLPADAVQLVPGDSRESVRELMRARGLVDVLIPRGGASLIRTVVQESTVPVIETGTGNCHVYVDAQADLDMAIDILINSKAQRPSVCNSAETLLVHQDIASRFLPRALDALAEAGVTVHGDERVLAYAKDSEATVVEATTEDWETEYLSYDIAAAVVDSLERAVDHIRLWTSGHTEAIVTTSQQAARRFTQLVDSTTVAVNASTRFTDGGQFGFGAEIGISTQKLHARGPMGLPELTSTKYIVTGDGHIRR, from the coding sequence ATGACCACGCTCTCGCCGTACGACTCGATGTCCCCGGTCACCCGGGCCGCCTACCGGGCCAAAAGCGCCGCCGCCGACCTCGCTCCGCTGCCGCGGGCCGAGAAGGACGACGCGCTGCTCGCGATCGCGGACGCCCTCGAGGTCCGTACGAGCGAGATCGTTGAGGCCAACGCCAAGGACACCGCCCGCGCCCGCGAGGCCGGCACCAGCGAGACCGTCATCGACCGGCTCACGCTCACGCCCGAGCGGATCCGCGCGATCGCCTCCGACGTACGGGACGTGGTGGCGCTGCCCGACCCGGTCGGCGAGGTCGTCCGCGGCTCGACCCTCCCGAACGGCATCGACCTGCGCCAGGTCCGGGTCCCCCTCGGCGTCGTCGGCATCATCTACGAGGCCCGCCCGAACGTGACGGTCGACGCGGCCGCCCTGTGCCTGAAGTCCGGCAACGCGGTGCTGCTGCGCGGCTCGTCCTCGGCGTACGAGTCCAACTCGGCCCTCGTGCGTGTCCTGCGCGACGCCGTCGGCGGCTCGGGCCTGCCCGCCGACGCCGTCCAGCTCGTGCCGGGCGACAGCCGTGAGTCGGTGCGGGAGCTGATGCGCGCCCGGGGCCTGGTCGACGTGCTCATCCCGCGCGGCGGCGCCTCGCTGATCCGCACGGTCGTCCAGGAGTCCACCGTCCCGGTCATCGAGACGGGCACCGGCAACTGCCACGTGTACGTCGACGCGCAGGCCGACCTCGACATGGCGATCGACATCCTGATCAACTCCAAGGCGCAGCGGCCCAGCGTCTGCAACTCCGCCGAGACGCTCCTCGTCCACCAGGACATCGCGTCCCGGTTCCTGCCGCGCGCCCTCGACGCCCTCGCGGAGGCCGGCGTCACGGTGCACGGCGACGAGCGCGTCCTCGCGTACGCGAAGGACTCCGAGGCCACGGTCGTCGAGGCGACGACCGAGGACTGGGAGACCGAGTACCTGTCGTACGACATCGCGGCGGCCGTCGTCGACTCGCTGGAGCGGGCCGTCGACCACATCCGGCTGTGGACCTCCGGGCACACCGAGGCGATCGTCACCACCTCGCAGCAGGCGGCCCGCCGCTTCACCCAGCTGGTGGATTCGACGACGGTGGCCGTGAACGCGTCCACCCGCTTCACCGACGGCGGCCAGTTCGGGTTCGGCGCCGAGATCGGGATCTCCACGCAGAAGCTGCACGCGCGGGGACCGATGGGACTGCCGGAGCTGACGAGCACCAAGTACATCGTCACGGGCGACGGGCACATCCGGCGCTGA
- a CDS encoding NADH-quinone oxidoreductase subunit NuoF family protein: MNEALPDVPEVRVVGLPQLTSGFDLVERLDLPMHLKVHGPLEPMGGEQLAQLSERINLKGRGGAGFPFHKKLRSVAEAAIRRGVRPVVVVNGSEDEPACRKDTVMINRAPHLILDGALLVAEALGARTLVIGVTRESTQRSMEAALSERGLTNRRGATIRARVQRNPVRMVTGAAASLVRSIDGGPAIPPGRKTSASQNGVGGAPTLLSNAETFAQLAIGARIGAERYGNTGLYDEPGTVLLTVSGAVARPMVIEAPTGVPLRYILQLAGAPPVPQGVLTGGYHGKWLDSATVNEAIVSRNSLDAVGGALGAGAILPISMNTCPLGESLRVAQWLAEESAGQCGPCYLGLPAAARGMEDILNGGGPAALEALKQVANAVKRRGACSHPDGSAMFLESTIKAFTDDLAAHVLGNGCGRPVEGVLPLFEGGQQPTGIPGGQPPEEEQGAPRQKIFVDWTLCRGHGLCADILPEVFQLGGDGFPTVAQASVPRYAEAKAIRAVRRCPALALRLEEDTRGAAPRQNLPAVREGGGGGRRALGRGR, translated from the coding sequence GTGAACGAGGCCCTTCCCGACGTCCCCGAAGTCCGAGTGGTGGGCCTTCCCCAGCTCACCTCCGGATTCGACCTCGTCGAGAGACTCGACCTGCCCATGCACCTGAAGGTGCACGGGCCGCTCGAGCCCATGGGCGGAGAGCAGCTCGCGCAGCTCTCCGAGCGGATCAACCTGAAGGGCCGCGGGGGCGCGGGCTTCCCGTTCCACAAGAAGCTGCGGTCGGTCGCCGAGGCCGCGATCCGCCGGGGCGTACGGCCCGTGGTCGTCGTCAACGGCAGCGAGGACGAGCCCGCCTGCCGCAAGGACACGGTGATGATCAACCGTGCCCCGCACCTGATCCTGGACGGCGCCCTGCTGGTCGCGGAGGCCCTGGGCGCCCGCACCCTGGTCATCGGCGTGACCCGTGAATCCACCCAGCGGTCGATGGAGGCGGCGCTCTCCGAGCGCGGGCTGACCAACCGGCGCGGGGCCACCATCCGCGCGCGGGTGCAGCGCAATCCCGTACGGATGGTGACCGGGGCGGCCGCCTCGCTGGTCCGTTCCATCGACGGCGGCCCGGCGATCCCGCCCGGCCGCAAGACCAGCGCGTCGCAGAACGGTGTCGGCGGCGCTCCCACGCTGCTGTCGAACGCCGAGACCTTCGCCCAGCTGGCCATCGGCGCCCGCATCGGCGCCGAGCGCTACGGGAACACCGGCCTGTACGACGAGCCCGGCACCGTCCTGCTCACCGTCTCCGGGGCGGTCGCCCGCCCGATGGTGATCGAGGCCCCGACGGGCGTACCGCTGCGCTACATCCTGCAGCTGGCCGGCGCCCCGCCGGTCCCGCAGGGCGTCCTGACCGGCGGCTACCACGGCAAGTGGCTGGACTCCGCGACGGTCAACGAGGCGATCGTCTCGCGCAACTCCCTGGACGCGGTGGGCGGGGCGCTGGGCGCCGGCGCGATCCTGCCGATCAGCATGAACACCTGCCCGCTGGGCGAGTCGCTGCGCGTGGCCCAGTGGCTGGCCGAGGAGAGCGCCGGCCAGTGCGGTCCCTGCTACCTCGGTCTGCCGGCCGCGGCCCGCGGCATGGAGGACATCCTCAACGGCGGCGGCCCGGCCGCCCTCGAAGCGCTCAAGCAGGTCGCCAACGCCGTGAAGCGGCGCGGCGCGTGCTCCCACCCGGACGGCTCCGCGATGTTCCTGGAGTCGACCATCAAGGCGTTCACCGACGACCTCGCGGCGCACGTCCTCGGCAACGGCTGCGGCCGGCCCGTGGAGGGTGTCCTGCCGCTCTTCGAGGGCGGCCAGCAGCCCACCGGCATCCCGGGCGGCCAGCCGCCGGAGGAGGAGCAGGGCGCGCCCCGTCAGAAGATCTTCGTGGACTGGACGCTGTGCCGCGGGCACGGCCTGTGCGCGGACATCCTCCCGGAGGTCTTCCAGCTGGGCGGGGACGGCTTCCCGACCGTCGCCCAGGCGTCGGTGCCCCGCTACGCGGAGGCGAAGGCGATCCGGGCGGTACGGCGCTGCCCCGCGCTCGCCCTGCGTCTGGAGGAGGACACCCGCGGAGCGGCTCCCCGGCAGAACCTGCCCGCCGTGCGCGAGGGCGGCGGGGGCGGCCGTCGCGCCCTGGGCCGCGGCCGCTGA
- the nadD gene encoding nicotinate-nucleotide adenylyltransferase, producing MGEQDMPTGPAGAMAHGLRRGTGNGPSNPGRRRLGVMGGTFDPIHHGHLVAASEVAVRFHLDEVVFVPTGQPWQKSDSKVSAAEDRYLMTVIATAENPQFSVSRIDIDRGGPTYTTDTLRDLRMLNPDTDLFFITGADALGQILTWRDADELFSLAHFIGVTRPGHILTDSGLPEGGVSLVEVPALAISSTDCRVRVAKGDPVWYLVPDGVVRYIDKRELYRGE from the coding sequence ATGGGAGAGCAGGACATGCCTACCGGTCCGGCGGGCGCCATGGCGCACGGTCTGCGACGGGGCACCGGAAACGGCCCGTCGAACCCGGGCCGGCGCCGCCTCGGCGTCATGGGCGGAACGTTCGACCCGATCCACCACGGACACCTCGTCGCCGCGAGTGAGGTCGCCGTACGGTTCCACCTCGACGAGGTGGTGTTCGTGCCGACCGGCCAGCCGTGGCAGAAGTCCGACAGCAAGGTGTCCGCGGCCGAGGACCGCTACCTGATGACGGTCATCGCGACCGCCGAGAACCCGCAGTTCTCCGTGAGCCGCATCGACATCGACCGCGGCGGCCCCACCTACACCACGGACACGCTGCGCGACCTGCGGATGCTCAACCCCGACACGGACCTGTTCTTCATCACCGGCGCCGACGCGCTCGGCCAGATCCTCACCTGGCGCGACGCCGACGAGCTGTTCTCCCTCGCGCACTTCATCGGGGTCACCCGGCCCGGCCACATACTGACCGACAGCGGTCTGCCGGAGGGCGGTGTCTCGCTCGTCGAGGTCCCCGCGCTCGCCATCTCGTCCACGGACTGCCGGGTCCGGGTCGCGAAGGGCGATCCGGTCTGGTACCTGGTGCCGGACGGTGTGGTGCGCTACATCGACAAGCGAGAGCTGTACCGCGGCGAGTGA
- a CDS encoding histidine phosphatase family protein: MTDGAGEDRPAADGGPPSGAGKKAGRGRRVILWRHGQTLWNVERRFQGTTDVGLTETGVGQARRAARLLASLQPDAIVASDLQRAANTAGELSALTGLDVTYDEGLRETYAGVWQGLTHEEIIARHGDQYAAWKRGEPVRRGGGELETEVADRAAPVVLRHADKLPDDGTLVVVSHGGTIRTTIGRLLGLESQHWESLGGLSNCCWSVLGEGARGWRLLEHNAGTLPEPVLGDDD; encoded by the coding sequence ATGACCGACGGCGCGGGCGAGGACCGTCCCGCGGCGGACGGCGGGCCGCCGTCCGGGGCCGGGAAGAAGGCGGGCCGGGGGCGCCGCGTCATCCTCTGGCGCCACGGCCAGACGCTGTGGAACGTGGAGCGCCGCTTCCAGGGCACCACGGACGTCGGGCTCACCGAGACCGGCGTGGGCCAGGCCCGCCGCGCCGCCCGGCTGCTCGCGTCCCTGCAGCCCGACGCGATCGTCGCGTCCGACCTGCAGCGGGCGGCGAACACCGCGGGCGAGCTGTCCGCGCTCACCGGCCTCGACGTGACGTACGACGAGGGTCTGCGCGAGACCTACGCGGGTGTCTGGCAGGGCCTGACGCACGAGGAGATCATCGCGCGCCACGGCGACCAGTACGCGGCGTGGAAGCGCGGTGAACCGGTGCGCCGGGGCGGGGGCGAACTGGAGACCGAGGTCGCCGACCGTGCGGCCCCCGTGGTGCTCCGGCACGCCGACAAGCTGCCGGACGACGGCACGCTCGTGGTCGTCAGCCACGGCGGCACCATCCGCACCACCATCGGCCGCCTCCTCGGCCTGGAGTCCCAGCACTGGGAGAGCCTCGGCGGCCTCTCCAACTGCTGCTGGTCCGTCCTCGGCGAGGGCGCCCGCGGTTGGCGGCTCCTGGAGCACAACGCGGGCACCCTGCCCGAGCCGGTGCTGGGCGACGACGACTAG